In the Juglans microcarpa x Juglans regia isolate MS1-56 chromosome 6D, Jm3101_v1.0, whole genome shotgun sequence genome, one interval contains:
- the LOC121234496 gene encoding uncharacterized protein LOC121234496, whose protein sequence is MDPMERVSVEESLGMFCLLLGHAQGPRIIGDRFQHSSGRINRHVKTVMLVLHQLGRTVIRRTNTDGVHPYIAGNLHNYPWFEKYLGAMDDTMIDVAAPSRLSNAYRNHRGRIAQNVLCLCDFDMKFTYVYTSWEGTSHDARIFLDALKRRQNQFSLPPQGYYYLVNSAFPCIEKFMPPYS, encoded by the exons ATGGACCCTATGGAGAGGGTGTCTGTTGAGGAATCATTAGGCATGTTTTGTCTTCTTCTTGGCCATGCACAAGGTCCACGCATCATTGGGGACCGGTTCCAACATTCAAGCGGGAGAATTAACCGCCATGTGAAAACGGTGATGCTGGTGCTACATCAGCTTGGGAGGACTGTGATTAGGCGCACAAACACAGATGGGGTCCATCCTTACATTGCGGGGAACCTCCACAATTATCCATGGTTTGAG AAATATCTTGGTGCGATGGACGACACCATGATTGACGTTGCTGCACCATCTAGATTGAGTAACGCATATAGAAATCATCGTGGTCGAATCGCTCAAAATGTGTTGTGCTTATGTGACTTCGATATGAAGTTCACGTATGTATATACTAGTTGGGAGGGAACAAGCCATGATGCAAGAATATTCTTGGATGCCTTGAAGCGACGTCAGAATCAATTTTCATTGCCACCACAAG GTTATTATTATCTTGTCAATTCCGCATTTCCATGCATTGAGAAGTTTATGCCTCCCTATTCATGA